The Sceloporus undulatus isolate JIND9_A2432 ecotype Alabama chromosome 7, SceUnd_v1.1, whole genome shotgun sequence genome segment acagctcccagactccTTTGGCCCAAGTGACCTCGCAGGGTTGGCGTCAGGATAATTCGGGGAGGGAGAGAGCCATGCAAGCTCAATGGAGGGAATTCCGCATACAAATGCAACTGGCTATTATGTTTTAATAGAAAAAGTATCTTGGGAAACATGCAAGTATGGGAAAAGGAGCCAAGTCATTATGGGGCAACAAGGAATGTGAGCAGAGCTGTCGTTCCCCCcatgaaaaaagtaacttttccaggccctAGAAACCCAAGGCCAGTCAGATCTTGGACAGTAAGAGCCATTggtccttcctttcctcctgccaTTCAGCTTCATTGATGACTGCACTGGGTTTGCATATCAGAAAAGCGTCTCAGTTTCCCCAAGCCTTGTGCAATTTTATACACCTTTATCATGTTTCCCttactttcccttttttcccctaaATCAAACGGCCCTAAATGCTGCCATCTTTTTCCCATAGAGGGGTCAGTCAAGTCTGGGATTACTTTGGCTGCCCTTTTGTTATGTGCTTTGAGGTCATTTCTGACCACGGTGACcgctgccatggggttttcttggcacggtttgttccgaggaggtttgccactgcatcCCCCGCAGCAGAGAGTGTGGCTTATTCATTGCCCAAGGTGTCGCCCAGAGGGTCTGCACGGCCGAGCGGGAATTCGAACTCGAtccccagagtcacagcccaaacTTTTCTGCCAGAAGAAAGGCAATGGCCTGCAAAGCCTTGAACTTGCTTGCAAGGAAGGAAACATCTGGGAAGGCAATCTCCAATTGCTGTGGGACGCAAGACAAGGAACCCCTTCCTTGGGGCTGTTTATGGCGGTGAATTTGGTGGGTCAAGCTGGTTCCAGGCTGTGGCTATTTTCAGCATCTCATAAGGTTATTATTATCCCCAGAACATTATTTAGCCTCATTTTCCCTTGGAAGGAGAAACCTTGGCCATCTCTCTGTGGTTTCCTGTTCTAATAGGAAAGCAATGGCTCTCCTTGCCATCGCCAAAGGCCAGATCTCTCAAGTGCAAAATGGGCCGTGAGTGTTTGTGAACATGCTGTGGCCCATAATCACATACCAAGGGATGGGAAGTTTCCATaacaggcttgatttgctccgaCCCAAAGCCTGGATCCTACTAGTAATCGCAACTAATATGACTGAGGTTCAattccactgaatcaattgttaaagCATGGATCAGCTCTTAAGTAAATGCCATGGATGCAGTGGTGCTTACTCTAGTTAGAAGTACCAATAGCGTTAGGGTCAGGGTAAGGCTAGGGTTAAGCTTAAGGATAGGTTTAGGGTTGAGGtaagtttagggttagggttaagatTAAGGTTAAAGTTAAGGTTGAGGTAAAGGTGGGGTTAGGATTAAGGCTGGGGTTAGGGTTGAGAAATAGGACCCAAAGCCATGCAGCCAAGGCAGGACCACTAAAGGGACTTTGATGCTGCTGCTGAAGGACATCGGGAGACTGGTTTCCATGCGCAGATCTTTAAAAACTGGttccccacctctgctttagAAGGAAAATGTGTTCGAACACAAAAGATACCTAGGACCAGGCAGTTCcgaaacaacaaaaaatactttTAATGCTCCTGCGGTGGACTTTATGGAATAAAAGAGCTGGAAATACCCACTGACCTCCTCTCCTTCATCCACTCACAGCCCTTGGCCCCATGGCTTTTGTAGGCTTAATGGCGGAGTGGGGAGAACCGGGCGGATGGAGGAAGCCAGGCGCCTCTCGTCCCTCTGTTCCGCCAGAGACCGAGGAGGATTCATTCGAACCTCTTCATGATCCTTAAAAACTCCTGTTCGCTCACTTTGCCGTCTTTGTCCTGGTCGGCTTCGTCAATCATTTCCTGAAATGGGCCAAAAGAGGGTCAGGGACGGAGCCGGCCGTCGCAGGAGTTGGAAACTCTCcatggtctgtatagggccagtcCAAGAACTGCACACTTCTGTGGCCCCTGAAGTGCCCTAAGTGGGGCTTTCACCTTCAAACCATGTAGAAAGCCCCTCCAAATGCATGAAGACTCACAAAAACACCTCCTATAATCACCCGAGAACCCCATACAACTCCCTAATGCCTCTGCTTCCCTCTGTAGTACCTCTCAAAATGGCGACAGGGCATCGCTTCTtgatgccattttgagaggaactgcagAGATGATGTTTGGGGTTGCTCTGGTAGGAAAGAGTCCAGGCCAGAGGAAATGGGGCTGCTTGTGCCACACTATTATAGGGAACGAAGGGCAGGGAAAGCGTAACCACCCCTAAAGAGGGACCCCAACTTCATGGCAGAGCCACTGTTTTGCAAAAGGCGTTTCCCGGCTGAACCCCTCCAGACCGGTTGAGCATGAGAGGAAGGGGTCCTCTCTTCCCAGCACCCCCAAAGAGTGACCACTGTCCAGAGAAGGCCATCCTGGCCTGACTTGACCAGTTGCTTGACTCAGGACCAGGTAAGTGGTAGCCCTGGAAGCCAAAGAGTGATGGAGTCCCACTCGGCAAAACTGCCACAGCCCCAAAGTCTTGGAACATGAGGCTCACCTGGAGCTCCTCGTCCGTCAGCTGCTCCCCGATTTCGTTGGCAATGCGCTTGAGGCCCTTAAAGGAGACTTTGCCGCTTTCCTGGTCCTCAAAGAGCTTGAAGGCCTTGAGGATCTCCTCGTCCGGATCGGCCTCGGACTGAAGAGAGGCACCCAGAGGTCAAGGGGTCCCAAGGGCTCAAAGGGGGCTACCATCTCAATGTTGTTCCCCTCTCCCTTCGAAATATTAGGGAAAGCACCCCAGAAGTCTGCTGCTGAGTTTCAAAAGTGAAGGCAAGGAGCAGTGGCTCACCATTTTCCGTGTCATGACGGAGTAAAAGGCGTCGAAGCCGACCTTCCCTGAGCCTTCCTTGTCGACGTCGAGGATGATCCTCCGGATCTCCTTCTTGGAGGGTTCAAACCCCAGAGCCCTGATGGAGACCTTGCAAGGGGGAAACAACAGGCATCAACCACAGGATCATCGGGCAGAGAGCAAACCCAGAAGGGGAGCTGCTCCGGTTCTGGAGAACCTTGGTTCTTTGAGGATGGTCTGCCACCTGGGTTTGAAAAATGGGGTGCAGAGATCAACCGTCGCACAACGGCGGCTGAGAAAGTGTCGCTGTGCAAATCCATTGCAAAAGCAAAGGGCTCACCTTCAGGTCTTTGACGTCAATGGTTCCCGTCCCGTCGATGTCCAGCAAGTCAAAGGCATCCCGCATTTGCTGCTTGTGCAAAGCGCTGAGTTCGAGCTTCGGCCCCATCCTTCTCTTTGGGGACGAGGGTCCTCTGACGGACCTCCCGCTCTTGGAAGAAGCCTGGAAACAAGAGACAGGAACCAAAGCAGCTGAGAAACAGAGAAGAGCCCCTCTGTGGAAGGAGTCCTGCTTTGGACCCAGGATCATGGAGGGCCATCCGCCAGGGATGCTTCCACTGAGTCTTTGGTCTCCCTGGGGCCCTGGATCCAGAGGACAGCGGATGATACAGAGGGACCACTGTAAGAGGAGTAATAATAGGAATagcccattgcatataatgggactttagcatccatggattttggtatccgggggggggggggggggggcgtgtgCCCTGAAACCACattccagcagatactaagggacTACTatagtatgtgtgtatacacacacacacacacaaacagagagagaaaggaatataaggtacacacacatatatttgaaAGGAATATATATGCATAAAGGaatataaaaagaatatatatgtctgtgtgtgtgtgtatatatatatatataaaggaaagttatatgtatatatatatgtgtgtgtatatatatatatatatatatatagagagagagagagagagagagagagagagagagaatataaggtgtgtgtgtatatacacacacacacacatatatatatatacagtacaagaaAGGACTGTTGTAGCGATAGATATGTTGGATTTCTTCCAGCCGGAAGGTGGCGCTGTTGTGCGCACTCAATATTCACTCAGCGCGCCCTCTGGCGGACGAGCGCCGCAAAGACACCTTCAATGGGACAAAAGGGAGGGGCAAGCCAATAGCCCCGCCCCTCTCGGGAACCCCGCCCCTCCTCCGCTttggagggaggcaggcaggagtCCCCAGCGTCGCTCCCGGAGCCCCCGGACCCTTCCCGGCCTCGCCCGCCGCCGTTACCATCCTCCGCCCAAAGCGGCCACCTCCGTCCTGCTCCGCTCGCGGGCCAGACTCAAACTGGACAAGGGGCGTGGCCTCGCCGAGCGACGCTGCTACGGCAACCGCTTCTTAGGGCGGAGCCTTCGCAGCGGCCGCAAAGCGATTGGCTGGAGCCTGAGGGCCAAGTGGGCGGGCCTCCGTAGGGGATGCTGCGCTCTGATTGGCTGCAAGAGGGACGTGACCTTTACGCACTGAAGGCGGAAGGAAGCAGAGGCAGCTGTGGGCGCCACGTGTCTCTGGAGGCGGCGCGTGGCTCCTTTGACTTTAAACCTCTTCAGTTTCAACCCAAAGCCATTCGAGAGAATCCTGTCTGAGAGAAAACGGGTTCCCTTTCTAATAAAGAAAGCGCTTTAACTCGCCTCCAGGAAGGAGGACACTCACTTCTGTTGTGGACCAGGACACGTGACAAGGGCGGCCATTTTGTGATGGACTCTCCGAGGACTTCTCCCGGGGCAACCAAGGGAGCAGTCTCATGAGGCTTTACATGACACTCTAATGAGAGGAGGCAGACAAAAGCCCACCAGAGGCCCCTTCCTTGGGTTTTGGGTGGGGTTTTGGTTGGCATTCCCCGGCCCGTTTCCTGTGTTGAGATGCCACACTGAGGCTCCAACAGGGGAACCTGGGACTGGGGCTTCAGCCAAGGCAAAACGATCTTCAGTCTGCTTAGATTTGGACTGAATGTGTTTGACCTCTCCATCTcccaaatgttcctgatgcagaAACAAAGGGGAACCCATTCTCCTCTCTCTGCCTAGAGGCCTGTGACTctcaggaatggagacatacattgggatgcaaaagaggggtccccgTTGTACTTCAAATTCCCTGGACATTGAGCATCTCCCTATTGCCGCTTGCCTGCAAAAGATCTCCTCCCCATCATAGAAACTTTGCTAAGGGCTGAAACAACATAATGTAGGCATCTAATAGCTCcagttttttctccttctctgatgaagaagccagtggagcttcaaaagcttgcagcaagtatattgtgtacagtattttggctggccaataaaggtaccaccGGTGGATTCTTGTTTGTACCTGGCGATCAATTGCACTCGGACTGAAGGGATGCAGGCCAAGGGGGCCATGTCCAGTTCTCCCAACAGAAGCCTTCAGGCCGCTTAGTGCCCCAGCTGCTGCTCAATGCTGGTCCTGTTGCCTCAGAAACACATCGCCATGTCTGCTGCGCATGGCCTACTTGCTTCCCTGACTGAGGGAACCATTACTTGCCCATACGTTCTTGCCCACCCTCTTGCCTTCGGAGGACCCACAGCCAAGCACATTGGATGGGGACTGGTGGGGAAAAGTAAGGCACGGAGACAGCCGAAGCCAGTGATTTCCATCTGTATTTGTCAGACACTTATCTGGAAACAAAAGCTGTTACAGTGAGCAAGCAGAAGTGGAAACAGTGAGTGCTATCAAGCAAGAGGAGTCCgtccctctgccctcctcctctttcaaacTACACAGTGGTTTAATCTGTTCAGAAGGACATACGCAGTTCCTAACAGAAAAGGCTGAAATACAAAACCCCATATCCAACTCCATCTCTCTGAAATCTCAACAAAGGGTGAGCTTTCGCAGTCCCACAgatccttgctgctgctgctgctcctggacCATCCCAAAACAACGCTTGGGACTGGGACTTCATACTACTCAACTCTAGCCAGCGCCAAGCCACAGTGGCCAAAAAACAGAACCCGAAACAGTGAAACCTGGCACTGCAGAGATTTTAATGTACCTGAACACTAACAGAGACTAAGGAAGGGTGCTTTTCAGCAGCCACATGTACTGGTAGGAAACGTGTTCTCTAGCAATGTACCTACCAAGCATCCAGGTGCAGCAAAACCAACCACAATAACAACCACTTTGTTTTTAACAAATACGGCCGTTTAAGAGGCCTGGAAAACAGTCTCTCTCTGCTTAATCGTTACTTAAATGCTCCATTTCCTACCCAAAAGACCTTGCGCCCTCCAACCGCTGTAGGGCAGTAAGGTCATTTAAATTGGGGCTATGTCAAAACAAACAGGGGCCCTTTCAACCTCTAGATGcagtttctaaaaaataaaaatatgctcATTTCACACACTGGAGACAGTCACTGAAAAGAAAATCCATACTTACCTGGGACTTTGCTGAAGTGAACAGAAGAGCTGCGTTTTAAAAAGGAAGCCTTTAAAGAAAGGCATGCCAAGAGGCCAGCAGCCCAGCACATAACCGCTTTGACAAGGAGGAGGGACGGTGAAGCATGTCCAATAGGCCAACCTGGGCAAACCAAAGCTTTATTATTAtcaattatgattattattatcattaacctTTAAAGTCTTTGCCACAGTGGCTAGGCCAGCATCTCCATACATAATTGACATCATTCCTGAACGATATGCATTTGGCACTAGGTTGTGTTTTCTCCACAAACTGCAGGGAGATGGGGAGACTTTACACTTTAAACTGTGAATTTACTTTTTTCTGCGGAAAAGGTGTGCCATCTTGAAGTTAAACTGAAAGAGGAagcttttcccccaaaaaaataaaaataaaaatcctcatCTAAACCAACACAGCACAGAAAAGCCCCCGAGAGAGGAGTCGAAACGTCGACGAAGCTGATGTCGGCTCAAAGTGGTTTATAAAACCCGTAAGAAGCAGCTTCGCCGGCAGAGATGCCTTTCGCTCTGTAGAGCTGCTCagaaaagtggggaggaggagcaaCATGCACCGCAGGAAATCTTTGCCAGAGAAGACCCACACTATGCGCCAACAGAAGGACACCTGAAAACCaagttattttttgaaaaagctCCAAATCCACGTAGGAAGCGAAAAAATCTAACTCACAGGAAAACTGAATCATCAATCCATGAAATCACAATTGCTTGGCCATTTCCCCACACTTTCCCCCAGCAAAGCGGGTCCTGGAGGACAAGCGGCAGAACCACGCCGCTCAAGTGCAAATCCTTTGTAGGACGCCAAGTTCCTCATTGCTCCAACATGCAGGAGACGAGTCCAGCTGTGTTCTTTGATGACTACCATAGAGACCACATCGGCTACAAAGTACCAGGCAGGCCAGGAGGCAGAGATGGAGTCCAGGGCTCCCCAACCACCTCTGCTCTGGGGATGCTTCCCTGAAATGCTCCTTGTGCGGTTCTGGGCTTTAGGCCGATTCACCACTCTCTATGGCCTTAATGATGTGGTCTGGTTTGTTGCCTGCCGCAAAGTGATCCCACATCTGAAGATACAGCCGCTCCAATTCCATTGTGTACTGCTTTGTGTTGAACAGGGGGCTAGATATCCTCTGCTTCCAGACCTTGCCACGGATCTTCTTCAGGCTGTGGGAATACGGGCACTTATTAAACCATTCGTAGTTTATTAGCCTGGAACACAACCCTTGTGCCAGGACTTCCCAGACTCCATTAAGTGACACAATTCTACCCATCTCCCACACTCATGGCCACAGCCATGCATCTCGGCGCATAATCGCCATGCTCTGCCCTTTACGAGTTTGCTTTTCACACACCTGGAAGGCTGCTTTAATGTTTCTACCACGTTTTGATTCACCTCTTCTCCACTCCACCCCCAAGTCCCGAGAAACATT includes the following:
- the LOC121937335 gene encoding centrin-2-like isoform X2, with translation MGPKLELSALHKQQMRDAFDLLDIDGTGTIDVKDLKVSIRALGFEPSKKEIRRIILDVDKEGSGKVGFDAFYSVMTRKMSEADPDEEILKAFKLFEDQESGKVSFKGLKRIANEIGEQLTDEELQEMIDEADQDKDGKVSEQEFLRIMKRFE
- the LOC121937335 gene encoding centrin-2-like isoform X1 — translated: MASSKSGRSVRGPSSPKRRMGPKLELSALHKQQMRDAFDLLDIDGTGTIDVKDLKVSIRALGFEPSKKEIRRIILDVDKEGSGKVGFDAFYSVMTRKMSEADPDEEILKAFKLFEDQESGKVSFKGLKRIANEIGEQLTDEELQEMIDEADQDKDGKVSEQEFLRIMKRFE